One Gopherus evgoodei ecotype Sinaloan lineage chromosome 1, rGopEvg1_v1.p, whole genome shotgun sequence genomic window, CCCCGTTACTTAGTTCGTTTTTTCACATAGAAATGGGGCAGAGAAAGGCATTTAAGAACAGAATAATGTAATTTTAAGAGAGAAAAAAGTtacctgggggcagagggctaggaCAGATATAGCATCTTCAGCTACTTTAATTCTTTTAATAACCATACTTTATGTTAATAGCATCTCTTAAGCTCTCATATCAAGAGTAACTGAGGGCCCAAATGAAAGCTGGACAGTTTGCCAGTTAataacccccactcccttccaggATACCCCTGATGCAGAGAGGCAAATAGTACCAGCACAGCACACCTGGAGGGCTGCGTGTTCAGGGCCCACAGCAAGTGCTGGCACCAGATCTACTTTCAACTCTCAAAGATTAAGCAATAAGCAGCAAGACTCAGCAGGCGAGGAAGGGCACAGGGTGGCATCACCTCAGGTCCCAGGCAGGCGGAACGGGAGCGCTCGCTACGGTGCTTGGCCCCGACACCACCCTCGTACCGGAGCCCCGCACAGTCTTCAGCGGCAGGGCGAGGCGGGCCGCGCGGTCCTTCCCAATGCACAGGTGGGCAATGGAGACCGAGGGAGCCGCTagcagagcaggggactgagCCAGATGCCCAAGTCCCAGGTTAACAGCCCCCCCTCCCGCGTGCCCCGCAGGGAGCCGGGCGGCCAGCGTGTGACGAGGGCGGGGGACGGACACCGCGCGGGGCCCAGAGCAGGGCGGACCCGGACAGGAGACACCAGGcccaggggagaagggggaggggggctcgtTCTCCGCTTATCTCACCAGGTCCTTGAAGCTCCGCGGCTCCTCCGCCTCCGCCGGCCCCTGCTCCGCGTCCGCGTCCGCCGCCGCCATCTTCCGCTTCACCTTTGACCCCCACCGCGGGGAGCGCCGGGACACGTGGCTTCCCGAGAAGCATCGCTTTCCAATGACGTCACATCTCGTATTATGGCGACGGGGCGGGGCAGGTCTGTCACGAGGCCCGGCCAATCGGACGCAGAGCATTGTGCGACTCGCTGTCCCAGCGCGGCGGGCCTCCAGCCAATCAGAGGACGCAACCCAGGGCGCAATGGGGCGGGGCAAGTGAGCCGTGTTCTTTCCTGGTTCTTGAGAGGTGCGTGTGATGAGAATACGGCGGCGGGAGGGGCCCTGGGAGCTAGTGTGGTGCGCGTGTGCTGGGTGCGCGCGCGCGGCgggagggtttgggggggggggggcgctacaGGGAGCTCCCGCCGGGGGCCAGGCCGCatggcgggcgggcgggcgggcgctgAATGTGTCAGGTCTGTTCCCCCAGGCAGAGTTGATCTCCAGTGTCTGCATCAAGGTGAGACCTGGCCGGCCTGGTCCGCTCTGCTCCCACTGCGCTCACTCCTGCTGGCTGCTTTTTGCCACCGGCTGGGGCAGTAGTTCAGAGCTCTGGGAAGGGCGTTACTCCCGGCCGGGGCAAGGGGGGTTTGTGCAAGTGTCACCTGATGATCAATATCAAGTTGCCCATAAAGCGAGTGAGAAAGGAAGCGGAGAGCTCAGCGGCGTCTCATTTTGGTGCTGTCAGTGGATTGTGCTTGGCCAGTTCCACCATCCTCACTGATCCATGGTGGAGTCAGAAGGCCAGAGGCGAAGAGCAAATCTGGGACTCATCACCCTTCCCTGCAGAGCAGGAGGAGCTTGCTATGCTTTGGTGATGGGCTGGGGTGAAAGGAGGAGAGATAACAGGGAGAAGAGGGAAATACCAGGGAGGTGCTCAGGACAACTGTAATAGACGCttaaattaaatgtatatcccaaataattaaaaaaaaaaaggaccaaaaaatgccacagtggctaaacaacagagtaataGAAGCAGTTAGTGgcaaaaaaggcatcctttagaaATTGGAAGTCAGATCTTTTTAGGAGCATAAAATCAGGTAAGTCAAATGTCAGAGTATAAGGCAGGCTAATACAGAATCTCAGGAGGCAAAAACTAAGAGCAACATTTTTGTAGGTACggcagaaacaggaagcctgccaaacaatcagtttaaaataattattctcAAATGAAATAGACTATATgcagcaaaggaaaataaaacattcaCAACTCATTTATTGGCATAAAAGGAGAAATAAAATCCTCATTCATGGCATCTCTATTGAATATTTTAGAATCGATGACAATATTCCATATAAATATAGTGGTAAAAAAAAGCTTTCCATGTTTAGGGTTTATAttaatgaaaaaagaacaggagtacttgtggcaccttagagactaacaaatttatttaagcatgagcttttgtgagctacagctcacttgtTCGGATGCATAgaggaagtgagctgtagctcacgaaagctcatgctgaaataaatttgttagtctctaaggtgccacaagtactcctgttctttttgcggatacagactaacatggctgcttctCTGAAACCTGTATTAATGAAAAGTGTGTTTAGTGAGATCATACTCACTTTCTCCTAGGTGCAGGATAAGGGGGTGTCTTCTTTGCCTTCTACTTCTATCCCCAAAAGTAATTGTCTGTATTCAGAGACAGTGCAACTCCCTGGGGTTTGTCTTTCCTGTATGCTGCTGCCCTGTCGATTTCACATTTCTCTATTGACTTTGTATGTAAATGATGCCCATTGTGTTACCTTACAAAGCTTAATTTACACCTCAACAAAGACAGGTGAATAAACATCATTTGTTTGACGGAAAACCTGTCTGTCAACTGTGCCTTaatacagactttaaaacatgttttctttATCTAAACATAACTCCTTACACAGtgtctgtacatacatttcacaatgctaTTAATAACCAGTATGACtccagctttcatttaagacctcacatgacattctttggtgaaccagaatatAAACACCATAATCAGGACAGTCCagtaaacccccttgccagttggcattaagaGTTTCTTGGGTCACAATTGCATAAAAGCTTCAGATTTCTCAAAGAGAACAAAAATGTCTATATTAGCAGCTCTCCAAGGCCAGGCAGTGGAGCACTGGTGTTCAGCTGAGCGTTATCTCGTGGTCTGCGGAAAACTGGCAGACTTTGTGGAGATGCTTCTTTTCCTTGTTTCCAAGTGTTAAATCGCACCTAGAGAGTTAAactttagagctggttgaaatcttCTGTATCTGTGGAAAATTTTAACaaataactcccccccccccacaagtttTTCATTCAAAGTTtttattttcccccagaaatttgaaaaccaaaatattcaaGTTGGAAATCTtgctgcctcatgggagttgtagttcaggtgtgTCAAGCTCCCATTCTCTTCTATTGGCTGGACTTCCTGATCAGATAACGTCTCCCATGATGCAACATGGTCTCCTATCTATGAGAGGTTTGGTGGTTTTTCATGGGAATCCCTAGCTATGATCCATTAtgagatgtagtccagctggaGAGCTTGCCTCATAGAAGAGAATGGGTATATGAAGCAACTGAACAACAACTGCCATAAAGCACCATGTCAGcatttataaatcaaaatatttcaggttttgagtgaaatatttttattttggggtggttaatttttcaatgaaaaatcaacttttttagataatttttgtttaatcaaacactaatttttctgtcaaaaacagTTTATTGTTTTCAGCCAACCCTTGTAAGATTACCTTATAGTCTTTctaatattatttttcaaaataaactaTTTTTGATGTGCCAGAGAGAGAACAGCTGGGAGGATGGGTCCATGCAATTATGAATGAAAAGGGAGCTGTTCAATGCAGCAACCTTTCTGTTAAGTTGTGCTCTGTACTATGCAAAAGATTGAGAATCCACTGATGTTTACTATTGATTTCAGGCAGCAATGTTCCTATAAATACCCCCTAATGGCATAAGAAGGAGTGAAGCTAATGTGGCTGTCTGGCAGATTgaagttatttttaaagtttcagccATATGACCTCTGGTTATGTGAGGTCACATGGGGTAGTAGAAGAGGAGACGGATCTGTGGTAGCAGGAGCCCCGGACAGGTATCAGTTGTATCTACTCCTGCAGCCCCATGTGTGtaatgcatgtgtgcacacacaaaagTGCACGGCCAACTTAGGGGTGCTGAATATCATTCACCTGACTTAGAAGAAAGGATGCTAAACTGTCACAGAATTTGTGTTAGACTAGTACAGtgattctgatttcagtggaacttgtGAGGCGTCTTTCTGATGAGCACTCTCTCAATCTAGAAAACCTGGTTGGGTGGAATTGAGGAAATGGTGACATAACTGAGCATCTGTCAATGGATTCCAAATGTGCTGTTTCCTGTATTCCTAGGACAATGAGGAAAGTAAGGGGAAATTCAAATAAATGTTGTGTGacagggaaaggagagaaagcCTGAAACAATACCCAGGACACCATCGAGAATGGAACTACCACTTCCCACAATGTTCAGGGGCAGAAAATACTGGAGGGGGCTCTAGACTAGACTCTTCAAAAGTTGGCCAGTAGCCAGATCACCTTAGGCTGTGATCTTATCATATGTTAGAACTAAGTCGTGTTAGGCCTGTCAGTACTTAGGTGGGAGACTCACAGGAAAAGCTACGGTGGTGCAGGAAATGGAGTTGGTGATACAATAGGAAGTCACTCTTCCCTCTGATTGAGTGAAGTCACTGCCCTTATGCTGCCTTCCACTGCTGCAGGTGTTATCTTTTGGAAGAAATGTGAAACCAAGGACCAGATCATTAGTGGCTATTAAGGGTGTCCCTGGAGTAGGAATGTTAGGTCTGATGTCTTGGCCAAATTCCAGATTACATAATTCTAGTTTGCCTGAAGatgaggggatggatcacttgatgattacctgtttttttcattccctctggagcacctggcattggccactgtcagaagacaagatactgggctagatgggcctttgatctgactcagtatggctgttcttatgctctaAGATTTCTTTTGATAAAAGTCTACTTCCTGTCCTAACGTGTTGGGTAAGTTGATGTGTAGTTAAACACCTGCCACTTCCCATGTTTATGGACACTATAGGTAAagttgtttgtaaagcactttgggattacTGAGGGTGAAAGGGACTAAactaaatgtaaaaatattagtATTTAGTATTAGATATTTTTTGCTGATGGGGGTCCCACTCAGTACTTGGATCTTCCCTCGCATGATTAGTAAAACCCATCTAGGGTTGGGTATGACTTTGAGACCTTGTTAGGACAGTCCTGTGTATCTGAATGTGCACACCAGGACTGGAAGAAACCAAATCCtaaagtcaatgggcattttgcctgagtaaagattgAATTAAGACAGAAGTTTCTGCCTGGCTGGCTGAATGTGGAAATGAACCCTTTGACTGGATCTCAGCTTCTAAGCAGCTAATTGAAAGGATGTTCCTGGGAAgttgggaaaggggaggggagggcaggaaaaGAAGCAATTTATATTATTATTGCCACCCAAATAATGAAATGAATTGGAAAACAGAGTTAGTCTTTCAATGATTTATTTACCATAAAACAAACACCACTCATGATTAAGACtaagttttagtcacaggtattttaggaacagtcatggacaggtcacagacagtaaacaaaaattcacgacccgtgacctgttcatgacttgtactatattcCCCTGACTAAACCTTGGGAGTGCCATGGGTGCTCGTGGGGGGGTGGGCATGGGTGCTTGGGGGGAGCGGCCTGGGAGTGCTGTGGGTGCCTGGGGGGGCAGTCCAGGGGGCTCAGCAAGTGCTGGTGGAGTGGTCTGGGGGGCAATGTGTGTGCTTGGGTAGGAGCAATCCAGTATCCCCACTTGTGCTGGGGAACGGTGGGGAAAGAATTAGCaggactggcaggctccctgcttgacTTCttggaagtggcaacatgtccctccctAAGCTTGTAGGTCTGTGTGCTGCCagttccgcagctcccattggtcgggaactacagccagtgggagatgtgggggcggtgcctgcaggaggAGGCAGCGCATGGGAGAaacatgttgccacttccagggagGCCACCCCCACAAAGTAAACGCTGCCcaaagccctcacctcctcccgtgCCCAACCccatagccctgagccctctcccacacccaaactcctccaGCTGCTGTTGGGGGTGAGGGTGGCGGTGacccgagactgccccagcagtggccagtgcaacTGGCCCAGGGGTTGCCTGAGATGCTCGGGCTACCCCAGAGCGAGGTGCaccggctgctgcagaagtcacagaggtcatggaaagtcacggaatccacgacttccatgatctctgtgacaaactcgcagcctaCTCATGATGAATATTGAAAAGAAAGGGAGAAGCTGTGACCAGACTGGCTGGTCTCTTCTAGCTGATCTTCCTGTGCTCTCTGGGCTGAATTGCATGTTGCTGTGGatccagggctgtccttagctgGCCAGGAGTTAGTTGTGGGGTATTGTGTTGCTAGAGCAACGTTTTTAGAGATCACGCAATACGTCTGTACTCACACCAAGATAAAACGCTTTCACTCACatgcaatccacagggccattTTCATGCACTCAGAGACATGCGCAAACAGCACTCGTACTCACACAAGTGGAGATGTGCACAGACTTGTACACCCATTACTTATATGGTATGGATATGCGGGACTGATGTTTGAGATCACATACGCATACAATACACCCACCCATCACTCCTCCCACACCAAATATACACAACACTGCTAGTACTGGGTCTTTATTTACAGCGTCTGGTAGCCAGAAAGGCAGCAGGGACCCAGCACTGGGGTATGGATGTTGTAGAATATCAGAGATCACACACATAGAGAAATACATATACACAGACACAAAATAGCTTCAGATTCATTTCATTGAATCAGCGTCACATCAGAGTCATTACTCATGCGTGGCAATCATTCTCGAATGTGAGATTCTCTCAGTGACAACtgcttttggttttttaaagtacataaaacCACATGTTCCAAGAACATGGGAGGGGCATAAAAGAAGAACAAGACTTCAAACTTTGCTACTCTGGCTTGGCTTTTCCCCTACCAAGAGTTTCCTCTGCTTCATACATTTAAATCCTCCTCTTTTGGTCATTTTTTCATCCCTGCACTGAGATTCTGAAGTTCCTCGTGTATAGCTTGTTCTGCATGTGGGACTGAAAATGTACCTAGACCTAAGCCTTTTTCCTACTAATCTAAAGCTAGCTTCCAAGTCCTCTCTCCTACATCTGTCTTAGCTACTTAtatgccccccttcccccacaatgTGTAAGCACTTCAAAATATGCAAAGTATTGAGTTCCCAATATGCCTGGGGGATAaggaaatgctattatccccattttgcagatggggaacagaggcacagaggggcCAAGTGagttgcccaatgtcacacaagaagtctggggcagagcagggtctcCTAAGtgctaggctagtgccctaaccactggaccacctATCTCTTCTACATCACTCTCTTTCATGAGTACCAATATATATCCCAACCGCAGAATCCTCCACAGCACTCGCTAACAGTGTATTGCTGTCTCATGAGACCTGCCACTTTCACATTGATACCCCAAGACACCTAACTATTGACATCtctagctatcaaatcccctgcCACATCTTACAACTGAAACATCCTTTTTGCATGAGGAACTGTTACTCTCCTCTCCATATGTCAAGAGGCAAGCCCTCCTGTTCAGGGATTTGTTCCCCATTTccactttttccccctcccatcctgaGAGCTGTACTTGGTTTCCTGCAATCTACATGTTTTGTGCCTGTTTGAATTCAGACAATTCTCTTCCTTTTTGATAGGGTGttgcgctggctggtgagtcaaTAGGAGACTGTCCATCAGATATTTGCCCTGTGGAATGCTTCCCTCTGGGTTGGAAGCCATTCTTTTTaacattcttaaacattttttcttctttaaatacaATTCTAAAGGCTTAAAATAActctatataaataaataggaaaaaaatcacaatttccaCTTTGTCCCACAGCACGTGGCAAAGAAAATATCTCTTTAAAAGGGAAAGAATACTTTTTGGTGGATAGCGCCTGCTGATATTACGTGTGCTGTACTGCCATCTAGTGGATATAGTTTGTCACATCTCTGGCTACTTTAGTAGGAAATTTGTGAGTGCTAGATATATCAATAGATCTCACTCCCTTTACCTCTATGAGAAGAAGAATTCACAGGTTATTTACAACCAGGGAGCAAGACCAGGCAAGGAGCCTTTTGATCTGACTCCAGACCCATTCTTCTCTGCCATCATGGAgcagcaccaaatgggagccaAGGAAATGTGGGCAGATTAGCCTTTAATCCAGCATTTACCCTACTGGTCTTCCACTAAATGTAGGCTCTGGAGTCGTTCTTGTCATTTACTCTACAGGCTAGATCTCCATCATAACCTCAAATTTTAGTTCAGTACTGCAGGGAGGTAAAAGCATCAGCTCCCTTTTAGAGACATGTTTGCTCTCATATTTAAATCAGAACCTTGTAACTTGTTCTCAGCTATGGGGATGGGTGCCACGAATGCTTGTAAAAATAAcagcagtaataaaaataatgactaATATGGCATCTCTAACCCCACACTTTTGGTTTTGGCTGTTTCAGCTGGATGATCCCTGGGGTTTGATGGTGATCCTGGCACTTGAGCTGGGGTTTCTTGTGTTGGAGGAAAGTTCTGCTCTGGATTCTAAGAGTTCACAGACTTCATCCATTGCTCTGATGCAGGACTCAAGGTTTTCAGCCAGTTTCTGGATTTTTGCCTTTAGCACAGCTTGGCTCACCTTTGTGACCTCCCTTGTGTACTCCGGCACAAGAAAGTTGCGCGAACCGTAGAATACCATGAAGCAGATGGAATTGTACAGTGAGATGGAAGCGTTTTTCTCTGACTGAAGCAACAGGGGGTCCATTGGGCCTTGTCCACGGTGGAGGAATTCTAGGCAGCTCAGGATTTCCCTCATCTGGTTCTGACAGTTCACTGCAATCTCCTGCACCCttctcagttccctggagttagAGAGCACTAAGGAGAGATCGGAAGTGACATTGACAGCCCCTCCGGCAGAGGCTACTCCCAGGCCCACGGCAGAAGCCAGGAGAGATGCCCCTAAAGTGGCAGGGCTCAAGGAGAGCCCTACGATGGCTGTGATTGCTCCTACTGCACTCAGGGAACTTCCAGTGATGTTTGCAATCAGGGATCGCCTGCGCAGCTTGTTGATATTTCGTGCAATCTCGCGAAGCTTCCTGATCTGGCCATGCAGCTTACTTCTCTGATTCAGCAGCAGCATTTGGAAGTGGCGTGTAGGGTCCAGTGCTGGAGGAAAGGTGATAGCATCTCTCTCCATGGCCCTGTCAGGAAATACAAACAGATAGGCTTTACTCAGCCAGTCAGTCTTAAGAGTGTGTGTTTTAGGATTGGTTCAAGGCTCTGTCTGTTGTTTCAAGGTAGTGCAAGTACCAAGGAGGTGAATCCCAGGCACCTGTTCCTTCATGGAGATCCTATGGGATTTATTCTGGGTTCTTTCTGTTTAAAGGTGGTGAATACAGAGACTGATGAAGGGAAGCCTAGAGGGATAATCCCAGGGACATGGATTCTCAGTGGAGGTCAGGTTCCCCATGTGGAGTTGCAAACATATTTCAGGAGGGTCCCACATCCATTATCTTTTTCTTTAAGGTTAGTTGTGAGTGAGATCCTGAAACATTTTTCTATTGTCACTGtatgaaaaatgttgagaaccatATTTCTAGGGTGAATTTGAATGGGAAGATAGTAAAAtaaatgattaaacaatcaatttgtaagcccctagagcaggggtccccaacgcggtgcccgcaggtgccatggtgcccgcaggggcatctaaatgcacccacaTCCTGgctggcggtggagcatccgccaaaatgctgccgaatttctgcggcgtttcggtggcgacgcctctcgatgacgtcacttgccgACAGCaagtgacgtcattgagaggcgtcgccgctgaaatgctacAGAAATTCgtcggcgatgcctctcgatgatgccacttgccgccaacaagtgacgtcatcaagaggcatcaccgctgaaatgccgcagaaattcggcagctTTTTGGCGGATGCTTTaccgccgccacagtccttcgtctggtgcctgccagacgaagaggttggagaccactgccctagaggataataaggtgataagtaatagccaacatggatttgttaagaacaacTCAGGCAAAATCAGTTTAGTTTCCTactttgacagagttactggcctagtggatggggggaagctgtagacatgatatatcttgattttagtagagcttttgatacagtcccacatgatTATTTTCCAGGTCCACTGGAAGTAGGACAAGACCTAATGGACTTATTCTGCAGCAAGGGTGATTGAGGGTACATATTGGGAAAATATTTCTGATTATAAGGATAGTTCtgtaataggcttccaagggaggttgtggaatccctataattggaggtttttaagaacaggctggacaaatacCTTTCAGGGATAGTCTAGGATTACTTGGTCCTGACTCAGTGTGGGGGATTGGACTTGGTGACccctcgagatcccttccagccttacatttctatgttCTCTTTTCAGGCATTGTGTGATCATTACTGTGCTACTGGTGTCCTGTACTTAGCTTAAGGGAACATAGAAACAATCTAATGATAATGCCTAgctctttgtaaagcatttttcatAGTTGATTTCAAATCACTTTgcaaagtatcattatccccattttacagataggtaaactgaggcacagaatgaaatgactttcccaaggtcacatagcagcagagctgggaatagaaccaagtCTCTTGAACCCCGGTGCAGGGGCGCCACTGCCTCCCTAGCTAGAGCAGTTTTGCAAAGGAGCTACAAATATGTGTACACTGCAGCCAGTgatgtgattgcagcatgtgtagcTGTACAAATCTGCCCATGATCCTGGATATTACTTGGGCAGATAGTCTGCACTGAAGTCCATGCTGCCACGCCTTTACTGCTATTGGTACTTGCGCTAGCTAGAATAAAGCttgcttgggtatgtctacacgaccTGCAGTCACACCTCACACCTACAGTGCAAGGGGTTCTTGGGACAAAttatttggtggcctcagagtgtggccccCAACTCTTGCTGCTCTCGCACTtttccctaaaatacttaatttgcattaggaaaaacaaataaatatgcacatatacacgtccatatc contains:
- the APOLD1 gene encoding apolipoprotein L domain-containing protein 1 gives rise to the protein MERDAITFPPALDPTRHFQMLLLNQRSKLHGQIRKLREIARNINKLRRRSLIANITGSSLSAVGAITAIVGLSLSPATLGASLLASAVGLGVASAGGAVNVTSDLSLVLSNSRELRRVQEIAVNCQNQMREILSCLEFLHRGQGPMDPLLLQSEKNASISLYNSICFMVFYGSRNFLVPEYTREVTKVSQAVLKAKIQKLAENLESCIRAMDEVCELLESRAELSSNTRNPSSSARITIKPQGSSS